In Salvelinus sp. IW2-2015 unplaced genomic scaffold, ASM291031v2 Un_scaffold7533, whole genome shotgun sequence, the DNA window NNNNNNNNNNNNNNNNNNNNNNNNNNNNNNNNNNNNNNNNNNNNNNNNNNNNNNNNNNNNNNNNNNNNNNNNNNNNNNNNNNNNNNNNNNNNNNNNNNNNNNNNNNNNNNNNNNNNNNNNNNNNNNNNNNNNNNNNNNNNNNNNNNNNNNNNNNNNNNNNNNNNNNNNNNNNNNNNNNNNNNNNNNNNNNNNNNNNNNNNNNNNNNNNNNNNNNNNNNNNNNNNNNNNNNNNNNNNNNNNNNNNNNNNNNNNNNNNNNNNNNNNNNNNNNNNNNNNNNNNNNNNNNNNNNNNNNNNNNNNNNNNNNNNNNNNNNNNNNNNNNNNNNNNNNNNNNNNNNNNNNNNNNNNNNNNNNNNNNNNNNNNNNNNNNNNNNNNNNNNNNNNNNNNNNNNNNNNNNNNNNNNNNNNNNNNNNNNNNNNNNNNNNNNNNNNNNNNNNNNNNNNNNNNNNNNNNNNNNNNNNNNNNNNNNNNNNNNNNNNNNNNNNNNNNNNNNNNNNNNNNNNNNNNNNNNNNNNNNNNNNNNNNNNNNNNNNNNNNNNNNNNNNNNNNNNNNNNNNNNNNNNNNNNNNNNNNNNNNNNNNNNNNNNNNNNNNNNNNNNNNNNNNNNNNNNNNNNNNNNNNNNNNNNNNNNNNNNNNNNNNNNNNNNNNNNNNNNNNNNNNNNNNNNNNNNNNNNNNNNNNNNNNNNNNNNNNNNNNNNNNNNNNNNNNNNNNNNNNNNNNNNNNNNNNNNNNNNNNNNNNNNNNNNNNNNNNNNNNNNNNNNNNNNNNNNNNNNNNNNNNNNNNNNNNNNNNNNNNNNNNNNNNNNNNNNNNNNNNNNNNNNNNNNNNNNNNNNNNNNNNNNNNNNNNNNNNNNNNNNNNNNNNNNNNNNNNNNNNNNNNNNNNNNNNNNNNNNNNNNNNNNNNNNNNNNNNNNNNNNNNNNNNNNNNNNNNNNNNNNNNNNNNNNNNNNNNNNNNNNNNNNNNNNNNNNNNNNNNNNNNNNNNNNNNNNNNNNNNNNNNNNNNNNNNNNNNNNNNNNNNNNNNNNNNNNNNNNNNNNNNNNNNNNNNNAATGCTtactgcatcacaacactgaacaCTATTTCGGGACAGTATCCTCGATCCTGAGACTACAGAACTGCATTGACATAAAAAGGTAGCATCAGACGTAGCGATATCGGGCCGACTTCCTCGACAACAAAACCGTGCGATGAGCGAGGCTAAAACTTATCTTCTGTTATGGTCCCTCAGCAGCACGAAGCAGCTTCATCATCTATGAAGACTTCACCTTGATACTCACTTTGGTTTCTTCTTGAGCACCTCCCCGCTGCTCTTGTGCAGAACGCTGACCAGCTTCCTGATGGTGGCAGGTTCACTGATCGTCTGGTAGTGCAACACAAcctacacacagaacacacacttagaaccacacactccacacacttaGAACCACACACTCAGAACCACACATACAATATTCTTAGAGCTACAAACAGACTTAGAaccacacacgtcacacacttAGAaccacacacgtcacacacttagaaccacacactccacacactcagAACCACACACTTCACACCCACACTCAGAACCACACACTCAGAACCACACCTACAATATTCTTAGAGCTACTCAGAACAAACAGACTTAGAACCAAACAGACAATATTCTTAGAGCTACTCAGAACAAACAGACGTAGAACCACCCACGGAACACAGATTGTTTGGTTGTGTACTCACGGGGAAGCCCTGTGTGATGGGGACCTCTATGTTGAAGAGCAGGACTCTGGCCCTGAAGCGGGAACACGCTCTGATTGGCTCCTTAATATCACAGAACACACAGCCCACACTGGAGGAGAGATTAtagacactgagtggacaaaacattaKgaacacctgctctttccatgatacagactgaccaggtgaatccaggtgaaagatatgatcccttattgatgtcacttgttaaattcacttcaatcagtgtagatgaaggggaggagaccggtgaaagaaggatttttaagtcgtgagacaattgagacatggattgtgtatgtctgccattcagagggtgaatggacaggacaaaatatttaagtttctttgaacggggtatggtagtaggtgccaggcgcaccggtttgtctcaagaactgcaacgctgctgggtttttcactctcaacagtttcccccgtgtgtttcaagaatcgtacaccacccagaggacattcagccaacttgacacaactgtgggaagcattggagtcaatatggagTCCAcaagtgtgtgttttgttgtcttcactattattctacaatgtagaaaatagttacaaattaagaaaaactcttgaatgagatggtgtccaaacttttgaccggtactgtatgttGAAGGTGGGTTCATCTCTgtcccacggccctgtggaacactttcaacacctcgtagagttcacacacacagaccaaacaTTACAGGGATACAAACACACAGTAAAGAATTACACATTCACTTGTTCTGATGATGTCCAGTGGGgcagggttagaggttagaggttaggggttaggttctaTACTAACTTGATCTTGATGATGTCCAGTGGGgcagggttagaggttagaggttagagtttAGGTTCTATACTAACTTGATCTTGATGATGTCCAGTGGGGCAgggttagaggttaaggttagggtttaggttctATACATTGTTCTGATGATGCCAGTGGGCAGGGTCAGAGGTTAAGGTTTAGGTTTTCTATACTACTTGATCTGATGATGCCAGTGGGgcagggtcagaggttagggtttaggttctATACTAACTTGTTTCTGATGATGCCAGTGGGcgagggttagaggttagggtttaggttctATACTAACTTGATCTTGATGATGCCAGTGGGGCAGGGTcagaggttaggtttaggttctATACTAACTTGTTCTGATGATGCAGTGGGCAGGGTAGAAGGTTAGGTTTTAGGTTCTATACTAACTTGATCTTGATGATGACCAGTGGGGCAggtagaggttaaggttagggtttaggttctTACTAACTTGATCTTGATGATGACCAGTGGGGCAGGTGgtagaggttagggtttaggttctATACTAACTTGATCTTGATGATGACCAGTGGggcagggttagaggttaggttagggttaggttctaTACTAACTTGATCTTGATGATGACCAGTGGGGCAGGgtgaggttagggtttaggttctTACTAACTTGATCTTGATGATGTCCAGTGGggcagggttagaggttaggttagggtttaggttctATACTAACTTGATCTTGATGATGTCCAGTGGGGCAGggtagaggttaaggttagggtttaggttctATACTAACTTGATCTTGATGATGTCCATGCCAGTGACAGTCAGACTAACATGATCTCCTGCTGCTGCCAGTCCAGAGCTCATCGTGGAGAGTGATACCTACACAGAGacaatacagagacagacagatagggagagacagagacagagagagagacagagagagagacagagagagcaggagagacagacagatagggagacggagagagacagagggagacagagacaagagagaacacacagagaggagaagcgaacagggagcgagagagaaacacacaaagcGAACAGAGACACAGATCGAGAGAaccatacacagagagagagtgacacaagagagagagagacaagagacagagtgATAATGTGTTGTATGTCACAAGGTGGCACTGGTGTATTATTGTGCTCAGACATtgagaaaacacacagacacacagacacagagacacagagagacacagacacagagacaccagacacagagacacacagacaagagagacatagacacacagagacagacacagagagacatgacacaagagagacacacagagagacgacgacacagagatacagacacacagagatacagacacacagagagacagacacacagagagacagacacacagagagacagacacgcagagatacagacacgcagagagacagacacgcaGAGATACAGACAACAAGAGACAGAcacgcagagagacagacacacagagagacagacaacagagagagcagacacaagagagacagacaccagagagacagaacacacagagagacagacacacagagatacagcacacagagagacagacacgcaAGAGACAGAcacgcagagagacagacacacagagagacagacacacagagagacagacacacagagagacagacacacagagagacagacacgcagagagacagacacgcgagagacagacacagcagagaaGACACGCAGAGAAACGAACGaagaaaacagacacacagagagacagacacagagagacagacacacagagacgacacacagagacagacacagagaacagacacgcagagagacagaacaacacagagagacagacacagcgagacagacacagaaacagacacacagagagacagacacagagaacagacacacagagagcagacacagaagacagacaCGAGAACAgacacaagagagacagacacagagagacagcacagagagcagacacgcagagagagacagacacgcagagagacagacagcagagagacagacaacgagAACAGACACGCAGAGAaacgacacacagagagacagacagagaacagacacacgagacagacaacacagagagacagacacagaggagacagacaccaagagagacagacacacagagagacagacacagagagacagacacagagatacagacaacagagagacagacacagagaaacagacacagagaaacagacacacagagagcagccacaggagacagacaacagagaagacgacacagagagacagaacagaggacagacagtaCTTTAACAGTGCATGTCTCATTGGGGGGCATGGCAGTATCTGTCCCGTCTGAATGTAGCCCGCCTCGATCTTCCCTGTTACACAGAACCCTGAGCCCTGATCTAGAACCAGAGACACGGGTTAGAACACAGAACCCTGATCTAGAACCACACAGAAGAACAGGGTTAGAACACAGAACCCTGATCTAGAACCACAGAGAAAGGGTTAGAACACAGAACCCTGATCTAGAACCCACAGAGAAACAGGGCTAGAACACAGAACCCTGATCTAGAACCAGTGAACAGGGTTAGAACACAGAACCCTGATCTAGAACCACAGAGAACAGGGCTAGAACA includes these proteins:
- the LOC112079291 gene encoding HBS1-like protein, with product MRHALLKVSLSTMSSGLAAAGDHVSLTVTGMDIIKINVGCVFCDIKEPIRACSRFRARVLLFNIEVPITQGFPVVLHYQTISEPATIRKLVSVLHKSSGEVLKKKPK